One Pseudomonas sp. B21_DOA genomic window, ATGATAACAATGCTCCGCTGCCCAGGCAGACGTAACAATTGCACCGCTAGCATCGTGCCGCTGAGGCCGCCGCCGATGATCAGGATGTCCGCAGGCTGCTCCATTCAGATCACCACATTACGCACGAACCGCGCAGCCACATCGCCATCGTTGCGGTAGGCATGCGGTTGATTGCTGGCGAACATGAAAAACTCTCCTTTATGGATGTGCTGCGGCTGATCGCCGAGCATCAGCGTCAAGCATCCCTCAAACACATAAATCTGCTCGCTCCAGCCGTCGGCGTCCGGTTGCGACGGGTAGACCTCACCCGGTTGCAGGCACCATTCCCATTGCTCGACTGCGCGGGTCGCAGACGCTTTGGACAGAAGCACGGCTCTGCTGCCCGGGATCG contains:
- a CDS encoding XRE family transcriptional regulator — its product is MHKDSTQRASVLQHVSQNVRRLRHAADMSQTALAEKSGVSRRMLVAIEAGEKNVSLTTLDRVAEALDVAFSDLIQAHDARDPSRINEVAWVGTIPGSRAVLLSKASATRAVEQWEWCLQPGEVYPSQPDADGWSEQIYVFEGCLTLMLGDQPQHIHKGEFFMFASNQPHAYRNDGDVAARFVRNVVI